From Salipiger profundus, a single genomic window includes:
- the soxC gene encoding sulfite dehydrogenase, with the protein MTTDKKGMSASRRQFLTGAAAVGAGTVAATVSRAAEPDPLITEVQPWASGFGDGVDATPYGLPIRFEDDVIRRNVEWLTADTISSINFTPIHALDGTITPTGCAFERHHSGAIELKKEDYRLMINGLVDKPLVFTYADLERFPRENHVYFCECAANTGMEWAGAQLNGAQFTHGMIHNMEYSGIPLRTLLNEAGYSGEVEGKWLYVEGADASSNGRSIPMEKALDDCLLAIKANGEALRKEHGYPARLVVPGWEGNMWVKWIRRMEVMDGPVESREETSKYTDTLADGTSRKWTWVMDAKSVVTSPSPQMPITHGHGPVVITGMAWTGHGKIKRVDVSKDGGKTWETARLATDPGDKSLTRFYLDTEWNGEEWFLQSRAMDETGYVQPTKAQLREVRGLNSIYHNNCIQTWWVKSNGEAENVEVS; encoded by the coding sequence ATGACGACAGACAAGAAAGGCATGTCCGCCTCGCGCCGTCAGTTCCTGACCGGCGCGGCAGCCGTGGGCGCTGGCACCGTCGCGGCGACCGTGAGCCGTGCGGCGGAACCGGATCCGCTCATCACCGAGGTTCAGCCCTGGGCGAGCGGTTTCGGCGATGGTGTCGATGCCACGCCCTACGGCCTGCCGATCCGCTTCGAGGATGACGTGATCCGCCGCAACGTGGAGTGGCTCACCGCCGACACGATCAGCTCGATCAACTTCACCCCGATCCACGCGCTCGACGGCACCATCACGCCCACCGGCTGCGCCTTCGAGCGGCACCACTCGGGCGCCATCGAGCTGAAAAAGGAAGACTACCGGCTGATGATCAACGGGCTCGTCGACAAGCCTCTGGTCTTCACCTACGCCGACCTCGAGCGCTTCCCGCGCGAGAACCACGTCTACTTCTGCGAGTGCGCGGCCAACACCGGCATGGAATGGGCCGGCGCACAGCTCAACGGCGCGCAGTTCACCCATGGCATGATCCACAACATGGAATACTCCGGCATTCCGTTGCGGACCCTGCTGAACGAGGCTGGCTATTCCGGCGAGGTCGAGGGCAAGTGGCTCTACGTCGAGGGCGCTGACGCGTCGTCGAACGGCCGCTCGATCCCGATGGAGAAGGCGCTCGACGACTGCCTGCTCGCGATCAAGGCCAACGGCGAGGCGCTGCGGAAAGAGCACGGCTATCCGGCCCGCCTCGTGGTGCCCGGCTGGGAAGGCAACATGTGGGTCAAGTGGATCCGCCGCATGGAAGTGATGGACGGGCCCGTCGAAAGCCGCGAGGAGACCTCGAAATACACCGACACGCTGGCCGACGGCACCTCGCGCAAGTGGACCTGGGTCATGGATGCCAAGTCCGTCGTGACCTCGCCCAGCCCGCAAATGCCGATCACCCACGGCCACGGCCCGGTGGTCATCACTGGCATGGCCTGGACCGGCCACGGCAAGATCAAGCGCGTCGACGTGTCGAAGGATGGCGGCAAGACCTGGGAGACCGCGCGTCTCGCCACCGATCCGGGCGACAAGTCGCTGACCCGCTTCTACCTCGACACCGAGTGGAACGGCGAGGAGTGGTTCCTGCAATCGCGCGCCATGGACGAAACCGGATACGTTCAGCCGACCAAGGCACAGCTCCGAGAGGTGCGCGGGCTGAACTCGATCTACCACAACAACTGCATCCAGACCTGGTGGGTGAAATCCAACGGGGAGGCCGAAAATGTCGAAGTCTCTTAA
- the soxB gene encoding thiosulfohydrolase SoxB produces MISRRDFLQVSMAASALVGASGFGNWARLAAQQSLTQDQLLQFDTFGNVSLIHVTDIHAQLKPIYFREPEVNIGVGPNKGEVPHVTGADFRRLYGIDDGSPSHYALTYNDFSSLAKTYGRVGGMDRVATVINAIRADRPDALLLDGGDTWHGSMTCYKTAGQDMVNVMNALKPDAMTFHWEFTLGSERVQEIVEGLPFAALGQNIFDAEWDEPAELFKPYKFFERGGVKIAVIGQAFPYMPIANPGWMFPEYSFGIRDEHMQEMVDEVRAQGAELVVCLSHNGFDVDKKMAGIVKGIDVILTGHTHDALPEPVLVGDTILIASGSNGKFVSRVDLDVRDGRMMGFRHKLIPIFSDVIAPDAEITKLIDEQRAPFKAELEEVIGQTDDLLYRRGNFNGSWDDLICDALMTEREADIAMSPGVRWGPSLIPGDPITREDIWNVTSMSYGEAYRTEMTGEFIKVVLEDVADNIFNPDPYYQQGGDMVRIGGMGYRIDITKPQGERISDMTLLKTGEPIDPAKNYVVAGWASVNEGTEGPQIWDVVENHIRKMGTVTVAPNTSVEVVGV; encoded by the coding sequence ATGATCTCCAGACGCGATTTTCTTCAGGTTTCCATGGCCGCTTCGGCGCTCGTGGGGGCCAGCGGCTTCGGTAACTGGGCGCGGCTCGCGGCCCAGCAGAGCCTGACGCAGGACCAGCTCCTGCAGTTCGATACCTTCGGAAACGTGTCGCTGATCCACGTCACCGACATCCATGCGCAGCTCAAGCCGATCTACTTCCGCGAGCCGGAAGTGAACATCGGCGTCGGCCCGAACAAGGGCGAGGTGCCGCATGTCACCGGTGCCGACTTCCGCAGGCTCTACGGCATCGACGACGGCTCGCCCTCGCATTACGCGCTGACCTACAACGACTTTTCGTCGCTGGCGAAGACCTACGGCCGGGTCGGTGGCATGGACCGCGTGGCCACCGTCATCAACGCCATCCGGGCCGACCGCCCCGACGCGCTGCTGCTCGATGGCGGCGACACGTGGCATGGCTCGATGACCTGCTACAAGACCGCCGGTCAGGACATGGTCAACGTGATGAACGCGCTGAAGCCCGACGCGATGACCTTCCACTGGGAGTTCACGCTGGGCTCGGAGCGGGTGCAGGAGATCGTCGAGGGGCTGCCCTTCGCCGCGCTCGGCCAGAACATCTTCGACGCCGAGTGGGACGAGCCGGCCGAGCTCTTCAAGCCCTACAAGTTCTTCGAGCGGGGCGGGGTCAAGATCGCCGTGATCGGCCAAGCCTTCCCCTACATGCCGATCGCCAACCCCGGCTGGATGTTCCCCGAATACAGCTTCGGGATCCGCGACGAGCACATGCAGGAGATGGTCGACGAGGTCCGCGCGCAGGGCGCCGAGCTGGTGGTCTGCCTGTCGCACAACGGCTTCGACGTCGACAAGAAGATGGCCGGCATCGTCAAGGGCATCGACGTGATCCTCACCGGTCACACTCACGACGCGCTGCCCGAGCCCGTGCTGGTGGGCGACACGATCCTGATCGCGTCGGGCTCGAACGGCAAGTTCGTGAGCCGCGTCGACCTCGACGTGCGCGACGGCCGGATGATGGGCTTCCGTCACAAGCTGATCCCGATCTTCTCCGACGTCATCGCGCCGGATGCCGAGATCACCAAGCTCATCGACGAGCAGCGCGCGCCGTTCAAGGCCGAGCTCGAGGAGGTGATCGGCCAGACCGATGATCTGCTATACCGCCGCGGCAACTTCAACGGCTCGTGGGACGACCTGATCTGCGACGCGCTGATGACCGAGCGCGAGGCCGACATCGCGATGTCGCCCGGCGTGCGCTGGGGGCCATCGCTGATCCCGGGCGACCCGATCACCCGCGAGGACATCTGGAACGTCACCTCGATGAGCTACGGCGAGGCCTACCGCACCGAGATGACCGGCGAGTTCATCAAGGTCGTGCTCGAGGACGTGGCTGACAACATCTTCAACCCCGACCCCTACTACCAGCAGGGCGGGGACATGGTCCGGATCGGCGGCATGGGCTACCGGATCGACATCACCAAGCCGCAGGGCGAGCGCATCTCGGACATGACGCTGCTCAAGACCGGCGAGCCGATCGACCCCGCGAAGAATTACGTGGTCGCGGGCTGGGCCTCGGTCAACGAGGGCACCGAGGGCCCGCAGATCTGGGACGTGGTGGAAAACCACATCAGGAAGATGGGCACCGTGACCGTGGCGCCCAACACGAGTGTCGAGGTGGTGGGCGTCTGA
- the soxA gene encoding sulfur oxidation c-type cytochrome SoxA, protein MTFRTMTAAVAMLALTAPIVSAGGADDDTLTINGDLEITTKAEAAPHLDGHLDEVISGWHFRSDETQALEMDDFDNPGMIFVDQAIDSWNTAEGSEDKSCADCHGDPEEMAGVKAVYPKWNEEAGEVRTLQMQVNDCRENRMGAEPWKYDAAAAINMEALLSSVSRGLPVNVAIDGPAADTWEKGKEIYYTRYGLLELSCANCHEQNYGNYIRADHLSQGQVNGFPTYRLKNAKLNGIHSRFKGCVRDTRAETFSPGSPEFVALELYVASRGNGLDVEGPSVRN, encoded by the coding sequence ATGACATTCAGGACGATGACGGCCGCGGTCGCCATGCTGGCCCTGACCGCCCCGATCGTTTCGGCTGGCGGGGCGGATGACGACACGCTCACGATCAACGGCGATCTCGAGATCACCACCAAGGCCGAGGCAGCGCCGCATCTCGACGGCCACCTCGACGAGGTGATCTCGGGCTGGCACTTCCGGTCCGACGAGACGCAGGCGCTCGAAATGGACGACTTCGACAACCCCGGCATGATCTTCGTCGACCAGGCGATCGACAGCTGGAACACCGCCGAGGGCTCCGAGGACAAGTCCTGCGCGGATTGTCATGGCGATCCCGAGGAAATGGCCGGGGTCAAGGCCGTCTATCCCAAGTGGAACGAAGAGGCCGGCGAGGTCCGCACGCTGCAGATGCAGGTGAACGACTGCCGCGAGAACCGCATGGGCGCGGAGCCGTGGAAATACGACGCCGCCGCCGCGATCAACATGGAGGCGCTGCTGTCCTCGGTCTCGCGCGGGTTGCCGGTCAACGTGGCCATCGACGGCCCCGCCGCCGACACCTGGGAGAAGGGCAAGGAGATCTACTATACCCGTTACGGGCTTCTCGAACTGTCCTGCGCCAACTGCCACGAGCAGAACTACGGAAACTATATCCGGGCCGATCACCTCAGCCAGGGCCAGGTCAACGGCTTTCCCACCTACCGCCTGAAGAACGCCAAGCTCAACGGCATTCACTCGCGGTTCAAGGGCTGCGTGCGCGACACCCGCGCCGAGACCTTCAGCCCCGGCTCGCCCGAGTTCGTGGCGCTCGAGCTCTACGTCGCCTCGCGCGGCAACGGGCTTGATGTCGAAGGCCCCTCTGTCCGCAACTGA
- the soxZ gene encoding thiosulfate oxidation carrier complex protein SoxZ codes for MAEGVKPRVKVPRKAGAGEAVTIKTLISHPMESGQRKDSDGNVIPRSIINRFTCEFNGESVIDVTMEPAISTNPYFEFEATVPEAGEFKFTWYDDDGSVYEESKAIEIG; via the coding sequence ATGGCAGAAGGTGTCAAGCCCCGCGTCAAGGTCCCGCGCAAAGCCGGTGCCGGTGAAGCGGTCACCATCAAGACCCTCATCAGTCACCCGATGGAGTCGGGGCAGCGCAAGGACAGCGACGGCAACGTCATCCCGCGCTCGATCATCAACCGCTTCACCTGCGAGTTCAACGGCGAGAGCGTGATCGACGTGACGATGGAGCCGGCGATCTCGACCAACCCCTACTTCGAATTCGAGGCCACCGTGCCCGAGGCCGGGGAGTTCAAGTTCACCTGGTACGACGACGATGGCTCCGTCTACGAGGAGAGCAAGGCCATCGAAATCGGCTGA
- the soxY gene encoding thiosulfate oxidation carrier protein SoxY, whose product MDFTRRETLAVGGAAALVAMLPKGAFAATTEEWIAEFTGGAEMADSGIDLTAPEIAENGNTVPIEVSAEGASEILVLATGNPTPGVAKFAFGPLAASQYASTRIRLAGTQDVVAIAKLGDGSFAKATKTVKVTIGGCGG is encoded by the coding sequence ATGGACTTCACACGTCGTGAAACCCTGGCCGTCGGCGGTGCCGCGGCGCTGGTCGCCATGCTGCCGAAGGGCGCTTTCGCTGCCACCACCGAAGAGTGGATCGCCGAGTTCACCGGCGGGGCGGAGATGGCGGACTCGGGCATCGACCTGACCGCGCCGGAAATCGCAGAGAACGGCAACACGGTGCCGATCGAGGTCAGCGCCGAGGGCGCTTCTGAGATCCTCGTGCTCGCCACCGGCAACCCCACGCCGGGCGTCGCCAAGTTCGCCTTCGGCCCGCTTGCCGCGTCGCAATACGCCTCGACCCGCATCCGGCTTGCCGGAACGCAGGACGTCGTTGCCATCGCCAAGCTGGGCGACGGCTCGTTCGCCAAGGCAACCAAGACCGTCAAGGTGACCATCGGCGGCTGCGGCGGCTGA
- the soxX gene encoding sulfur oxidation c-type cytochrome SoxX, with protein sequence MKLTGLTMAGLLVAGAAFANTVVPDEVSFGEYGAVEASLSGTEGNADKGREIFSTKSMGNCVSCHQVSQLSDVPFQGEVGPPLGGVGEYRSAAELRGIVANAKMTFEGTVMPAFYKTSGFIRPGDGYTGKAAKEPIEPILSAQDIEDVVAFLMTLKEN encoded by the coding sequence ATGAAACTTACTGGACTGACGATGGCGGGCCTGCTTGTCGCAGGCGCGGCCTTTGCCAACACGGTCGTCCCGGACGAGGTCTCGTTCGGCGAGTATGGCGCCGTCGAGGCGTCGCTGAGCGGCACCGAGGGCAATGCCGACAAGGGCCGCGAGATATTCTCGACCAAGTCGATGGGCAATTGCGTGTCCTGTCACCAGGTTTCGCAGCTGTCCGACGTGCCCTTCCAGGGCGAGGTCGGCCCGCCGCTTGGCGGTGTCGGGGAATATCGCAGCGCGGCCGAGCTGCGCGGGATCGTGGCCAACGCCAAGATGACCTTCGAGGGCACGGTGATGCCGGCCTTCTACAAGACCAGCGGGTTCATCCGCCCGGGCGACGGCTACACCGGCAAGGCGGCGAAAGAGCCGATCGAGCCGATCCTGTCCGCCCAGGACATCGAGGACGTGGTCGCGTTCCTGATGACGCTGAAAGAAAACTGA